The Thiohalorhabdus denitrificans genome includes a window with the following:
- a CDS encoding inactive transglutaminase family protein: MPRTSFYVLVGVLLAVGLAMTLHRHLVMEVPLLPGEEREVWEVEAVVTFQAQGDPVKASLAIPASPPGFRLLTESTASTGYGLNYLDEEGGRRAQWTKRRATGTQQLYYAAQFLVAPGDPPPPPIPPRPPRTVVWESPLGAAAKEVLDQARQRSADPLSLARELASRLADPGDDENVQLLAKRFDAPDLLVRLLHQAGISARTVEGLRLRDSRRRQSTETWVTVHDAEAGRLLINPRDGSTGRPEDLLLWGTGHAPLLEVEGGKDSRVLYSMIQRSIPASSAMQDQLREESLLDFSIHSLPLGEQALFKNILLIPVGALMVVLLRILVGIQTSGTFMPVLIALAFMQTTLTTGLIAFVLIVGTGLLIRNYLSRLNLLLVARVSAVIITVILIISLYSLLAYRLGVNQGLVITFFPTIILSWTIERMSILWEEEGAWEVLIQGSGSLLTAVLAYLAMSEPLVRHLSFNFLGVQLILMAVVLLLGSYTGYRLSELHRFRHLGEERG; this comes from the coding sequence ATGCCCCGCACTAGTTTTTACGTTCTTGTGGGCGTCCTGCTTGCGGTGGGCCTGGCCATGACCCTCCACCGCCACTTGGTGATGGAGGTGCCTCTCCTGCCGGGTGAGGAGCGGGAGGTCTGGGAAGTGGAGGCCGTGGTCACCTTCCAGGCCCAGGGGGACCCCGTGAAGGCCTCCCTCGCCATCCCCGCCAGCCCGCCCGGATTCCGCCTGCTGACCGAGAGCACCGCCTCCACGGGCTACGGCCTCAACTACCTCGACGAGGAAGGCGGCCGTCGCGCCCAGTGGACGAAACGCCGGGCAACCGGCACTCAGCAGCTGTACTACGCCGCCCAGTTCCTGGTGGCGCCCGGGGATCCGCCGCCCCCGCCCATCCCGCCCCGGCCACCCCGCACCGTGGTCTGGGAGAGCCCCCTGGGGGCGGCCGCCAAGGAGGTGCTCGACCAGGCCCGGCAGCGCTCCGCGGACCCCTTGAGCCTCGCCCGCGAGCTCGCCAGCCGTCTGGCCGACCCCGGCGACGACGAGAACGTCCAGCTTTTGGCCAAGCGCTTCGATGCCCCCGACCTCCTGGTGCGGCTGCTCCACCAGGCCGGGATCAGCGCCCGGACGGTGGAAGGGCTGCGCCTGCGGGACAGCCGCCGGCGGCAGAGCACGGAGACCTGGGTGACCGTGCACGACGCGGAAGCGGGGCGGCTGCTGATCAACCCCCGCGACGGCAGCACGGGCCGGCCCGAGGACCTCCTCCTCTGGGGCACGGGGCACGCGCCGCTGCTGGAGGTGGAAGGCGGGAAGGACTCGCGCGTCCTGTATTCCATGATCCAGCGCAGCATCCCCGCCTCCTCGGCCATGCAGGACCAGCTCCGCGAGGAGAGCCTGCTGGACTTCTCCATCCACTCGCTGCCCCTGGGCGAGCAGGCCCTGTTCAAGAACATCCTGCTGATCCCGGTGGGGGCCCTGATGGTGGTGCTGCTGCGGATCCTGGTGGGCATCCAGACCTCCGGCACCTTCATGCCGGTCCTGATCGCCCTGGCCTTCATGCAGACCACCCTGACCACGGGCCTGATCGCCTTCGTCCTCATCGTCGGCACCGGCCTGCTGATCCGCAACTACCTGTCGCGCCTGAACCTGCTTCTTGTGGCCCGGGTGTCGGCGGTGATCATCACCGTGATCCTGATCATCTCCCTCTATTCCCTCCTGGCATACCGCCTCGGGGTCAACCAGGGGCTGGTGATCACCTTCTTCCCCACCATCATCCTCTCCTGGACCATCGAGCGCATGTCCATCCTGTGGGAGGAGGAGGGCGCCTGGGAGGTCCTGATCCAGGGCAGCGGCAGCCTGCTCACCGCCGTGCTCGCCTACCTGGCCATGAGCGAGCCCCTGGTGCGCCACCTGAGCTTCAATTTCCTCGGCGTGCAGCTGATCCTCATGGCCGTGGTGCTCCTGCTCGGCAGCTACACGGGCTACCGGCTGTCCGAGCTGCACCGCTTCCGGCACCTCGGCGAGGAGCGGGGCTGA
- a CDS encoding slipin family protein, translating into MEDLITNPLVIAGILVVLFLIAALRITREYERAVIFLLGRFWKVKGPGLIIVIPIVQQAVRIDLRTVVLDIPSQEIITRDNVTASVNAVLYYRVLDPERAVIQVEFYRDATRELGQTTLRSVLGKHDFDELLAKRDELNADIQEILDSQTDAWGIKVTNVEIKHVEIPDSMVRAIARQAEAERERRAKVIHAEGELQAAEKLVETAARMEEHPGALQLRYLQTLTDIATENNSTTLFPIPIDLMKPFFQGGYGEGTKDS; encoded by the coding sequence ATGGAAGACCTGATTACCAACCCGCTGGTGATAGCGGGGATCCTCGTTGTCCTGTTCCTGATCGCCGCGCTGCGCATCACGCGCGAGTACGAGCGCGCCGTGATCTTCCTGCTGGGGCGCTTCTGGAAGGTAAAGGGCCCGGGCCTGATCATCGTCATCCCGATCGTCCAACAGGCGGTCCGGATCGACCTGCGCACGGTGGTCCTGGACATCCCTTCCCAGGAGATCATCACCCGGGACAACGTCACCGCCTCGGTGAACGCCGTGCTCTACTACCGGGTGCTCGACCCGGAGCGGGCGGTGATCCAGGTGGAGTTCTACCGCGACGCCACCCGCGAGCTGGGCCAGACCACCCTGCGCTCGGTGCTCGGCAAGCACGACTTCGACGAACTCCTGGCCAAGCGCGACGAATTGAACGCCGACATCCAGGAGATCCTGGACTCCCAGACCGACGCCTGGGGCATCAAAGTGACCAACGTGGAGATCAAGCACGTGGAGATCCCGGACTCCATGGTTCGGGCCATCGCCCGCCAGGCCGAGGCGGAGCGCGAACGGCGCGCCAAGGTCATCCACGCCGAAGGCGAGCTGCAGGCGGCGGAGAAGCTGGTGGAGACGGCGGCGCGCATGGAGGAGCACCCCGGCGCCCTGCAGCTGCGCTACCTGCAGACCCTCACCGACATAGCCACCGAGAACAACTCCACCACCCTGTTCCCCATCCCCATCGACCTGATGAAGCCCTTCTTCCAAGGGGGCTACGGGGAGGGCACCAAGGATTCCTGA
- a CDS encoding NfeD family protein gives MLRTGTYLLLVVAGAVMLLGSPAAPQEGPRPAERPVVVSAMEGVIGPPQADWMRQSLEQATTLDARALVLRLNTPGGLSDAMRDIIQTVLSSPIPVITWVAPSGSRAASAGTYIFYASHVAAMAPGTNLGAATPIQMGGGGTPGSPGEEPEEGQEGGDQAEEQKEGSGDPAKRKMVEDAVAYLQSLADLRGRNRDWAERAVREGASLPAQEAAETDVADFLAPTLEALLEAADGRTVETAAGEVTLDLEGAPVEEIEPGWRIRLLQILANPNVAYILMLIGIYGLIFELASPGGIVPGVLGGISLLLALYAFQALPVNYAGLALMGLGILFFIAEALVPSFGALGIGGLIAFVLGSIMLMDTDTPALEVAWPVIITAAVITGGFMLTVATMAARSHHRQSVSGTGHLIGRTARAIDDLDPEGWVRFEGERWQARAAEPVAAGEDVRITAVKGLTLEVTKLDSAHWEE, from the coding sequence GTGCTGCGAACGGGGACCTACCTCCTGCTGGTGGTGGCCGGCGCCGTGATGCTGCTGGGGAGCCCCGCCGCCCCTCAGGAGGGCCCGCGGCCTGCGGAGCGTCCGGTGGTGGTCAGCGCCATGGAGGGCGTGATCGGGCCTCCGCAGGCGGACTGGATGCGGCAGAGCCTGGAGCAAGCCACCACTCTGGACGCCCGCGCCCTGGTGCTGCGCCTGAACACCCCGGGGGGGCTGTCGGACGCCATGCGCGACATCATCCAGACCGTGCTCTCCTCCCCCATCCCCGTGATCACCTGGGTGGCGCCCAGCGGCAGCCGGGCCGCCAGCGCCGGCACCTACATCTTCTACGCATCCCACGTGGCCGCCATGGCCCCCGGCACCAACCTAGGCGCGGCCACCCCCATCCAGATGGGCGGCGGGGGCACGCCCGGCAGCCCCGGGGAAGAGCCCGAAGAGGGCCAGGAAGGCGGGGACCAGGCGGAGGAACAGAAGGAAGGCTCCGGCGACCCCGCCAAGCGCAAGATGGTGGAGGACGCCGTGGCCTATCTGCAGAGCCTCGCCGACCTGCGCGGGCGCAACCGGGACTGGGCGGAGCGGGCCGTGCGTGAGGGGGCCAGCCTACCGGCCCAAGAGGCGGCGGAGACGGACGTGGCGGACTTCCTGGCCCCCACCCTGGAGGCCCTCCTGGAGGCGGCGGACGGCCGGACCGTGGAGACCGCCGCCGGCGAGGTCACGCTGGACCTGGAGGGCGCCCCGGTGGAGGAGATCGAGCCGGGCTGGCGCATCCGCCTTTTGCAGATCCTGGCCAATCCCAACGTGGCCTACATCCTCATGCTCATCGGCATCTACGGGCTCATCTTCGAGCTGGCCAGTCCCGGCGGGATCGTACCGGGGGTGCTCGGGGGAATCAGCCTGCTGCTGGCCCTGTACGCCTTCCAGGCCCTGCCGGTGAACTACGCCGGGCTGGCGCTCATGGGCCTGGGCATCCTGTTCTTCATCGCCGAGGCCCTGGTGCCGAGCTTCGGCGCCCTGGGCATCGGCGGCCTCATCGCCTTCGTGCTGGGCTCCATCATGCTCATGGACACGGATACCCCCGCCCTGGAGGTGGCCTGGCCGGTGATCATCACCGCGGCGGTGATCACCGGGGGCTTCATGCTCACGGTGGCCACCATGGCGGCCCGGAGCCACCACCGGCAATCGGTGAGCGGCACCGGCCATCTGATCGGCCGGACGGCCCGGGCCATCGACGACCTCGACCCCGAAGGCTGGGTGCGCTTCGAGGGCGAGCGCTGGCAGGCCCGCGCCGCGGAGCCGGTAGCGGCCGGCGAGGACGTCCGCATCACGGCGGTGAAGGGGCTGACGCTGGAAGTCACCAAACTGGACTCGGCCCACTGGGAGGAATGA
- the dnaX gene encoding DNA polymerase III subunit gamma/tau, with protein sequence MSYLVLARKWRPQRFPDLVGQEHVVRALTNALDSGRVGHAFLFSGSRGVGKTTVGRLLAKGLNCDTGVTAEPCGVCDSCRAIEENRFVDLIEVDAASRTKVDDTRDLLDNVQYMPSVGRYKVYLIDEVHMLSNHSFNALLKTLEEPPEHVKFIFATTEPARIPVTILSRCLQFELKRIGAERIRERMGTILEAEGVAAEAEALDLLARAADGSLRDGLSLLDQALNFGEGRVADAVVRDMLGTVSRDRVLALLEAVAERDGLAALERVAEVADSGMDLDAALADLLGLLHRVAVMQAVPGREAEDETLVADERRRLEALAAATAPEDVQLFYQIGLQGRRDLAAAPDPRVGLEMAVLRMVAFDPFEAGGGEPPAQTAAGAQGAAPSGRAAGEAEGSRPARQAAGRASSGAEPAAAAPGSGTPAPEAGSGASPGAGTSQGGPASDWEGILGTLEVPPSWRAVLEFAVPREFTAERVRLAFPSEQLLSAGSERFRAALESALSAHFGATPRIAIEELGEGAEAESPAAARERRQRERQEAAEQAVAKDSNMQVLQEQFGARVESVRPDEQDPTSN encoded by the coding sequence ATGAGCTATCTGGTCCTAGCCCGCAAATGGCGTCCGCAGCGGTTCCCCGACCTAGTGGGCCAGGAGCATGTGGTCCGCGCCCTGACCAACGCACTGGACAGCGGCCGGGTGGGCCACGCCTTCCTGTTCTCCGGCTCCCGCGGGGTGGGCAAGACCACCGTGGGCCGCCTGCTCGCCAAGGGGCTCAACTGCGATACGGGCGTCACCGCCGAGCCCTGCGGCGTGTGCGACAGCTGCCGGGCCATCGAGGAGAACCGCTTCGTCGACCTGATCGAGGTGGACGCCGCCTCCCGCACCAAGGTGGACGACACCCGCGACCTGCTGGACAACGTCCAGTACATGCCCTCGGTGGGCCGCTACAAGGTGTACCTCATCGACGAGGTGCACATGCTCTCCAACCACAGCTTCAACGCCCTTTTGAAGACGCTCGAGGAGCCCCCCGAGCACGTCAAGTTCATCTTCGCCACCACCGAGCCGGCGCGCATCCCGGTAACCATCCTGTCGCGCTGCCTGCAGTTCGAGCTCAAGCGCATCGGCGCCGAGCGCATCCGCGAGCGCATGGGCACCATCCTGGAGGCGGAGGGGGTGGCCGCGGAGGCGGAGGCCCTCGACCTGCTGGCCCGGGCCGCCGACGGCAGCCTGCGGGACGGCCTCTCCCTGCTGGACCAGGCCCTCAATTTCGGCGAGGGGCGGGTGGCCGACGCGGTGGTCCGCGACATGCTCGGCACCGTCAGCCGGGACCGCGTCCTGGCCCTGCTGGAGGCGGTGGCGGAGCGGGACGGACTGGCGGCCCTGGAGCGGGTGGCCGAGGTGGCCGACAGCGGCATGGACCTGGACGCCGCCCTGGCCGACCTGCTGGGGCTGCTGCACCGGGTGGCGGTGATGCAGGCGGTCCCCGGGCGCGAGGCCGAGGACGAGACCCTGGTAGCCGACGAGCGCCGGCGGCTGGAGGCCCTGGCCGCGGCTACCGCGCCGGAGGACGTGCAGCTCTTCTACCAGATCGGCCTGCAGGGGCGGCGCGATCTGGCGGCGGCCCCCGACCCGCGGGTGGGCCTGGAGATGGCCGTGCTGCGCATGGTGGCCTTCGATCCTTTCGAGGCGGGCGGCGGGGAGCCGCCCGCCCAAACCGCCGCCGGCGCACAGGGCGCGGCCCCGTCCGGAAGGGCGGCGGGAGAGGCCGAGGGCTCCCGCCCGGCCCGGCAGGCCGCGGGGCGCGCCTCGTCGGGGGCCGAGCCCGCGGCGGCCGCTCCCGGGAGCGGCACCCCGGCGCCCGAGGCGGGGTCCGGCGCCTCCCCGGGGGCGGGAACCTCGCAGGGTGGCCCGGCCTCTGATTGGGAGGGCATCCTGGGTACACTGGAGGTTCCGCCGTCGTGGCGGGCGGTGCTGGAGTTCGCCGTGCCCAGGGAGTTCACCGCCGAGCGGGTACGCCTGGCCTTCCCCTCCGAGCAGCTGCTCTCGGCGGGCAGCGAGCGCTTCCGCGCCGCCCTGGAATCGGCGCTGAGCGCCCATTTCGGCGCCACGCCGCGGATCGCCATCGAGGAGCTCGGGGAGGGGGCCGAGGCGGAGAGCCCGGCGGCGGCCCGGGAGCGGCGTCAGCGGGAGCGCCAGGAAGCGGCGGAGCAGGCGGTGGCGAAGGACTCCAACATGCAGGTCCTGCAGGAGCAGTTCGGCGCCCGGGTGGAATCGGTGCGACCCGACGAGCAGGACCCCACCTCCAACTGA
- a CDS encoding YkvA family protein: MSDSTSGTQAPGAAYAGHFSERGFRSRARGYLRRAGREVGEKVLFLYYTLDEPELPAWARSVIYGALGYFLAPWDAAPDFIPGVGYADDLGVLTAALATVAVHVTPEARRRAREQLDRWLG, translated from the coding sequence ATGAGCGATTCAACCAGCGGAACCCAGGCCCCGGGGGCCGCCTACGCCGGGCACTTCTCCGAGCGGGGCTTCCGCAGCCGGGCCCGGGGCTACCTCCGCCGCGCCGGCCGTGAGGTGGGCGAGAAGGTGCTCTTCCTCTACTACACCCTGGATGAGCCCGAGCTGCCCGCCTGGGCCCGCTCGGTGATCTACGGGGCACTGGGCTACTTCCTGGCGCCGTGGGACGCGGCCCCGGACTTCATCCCGGGAGTGGGCTACGCCGACGACCTCGGCGTGCTCACCGCGGCCCTGGCCACGGTGGCGGTCCACGTCACCCCCGAGGCCCGGCGACGGGCGCGGGAACAGCTGGACCGCTGGTTGGGGTAG
- a CDS encoding dodecin, with protein sequence MSDHVYKAIELTGSSPNSMEEAVSNAIARAHKTLHNLRWFEVVDTRGHIEEGRIVHWQVTVKVNFTLDE encoded by the coding sequence ATGAGCGACCACGTCTACAAGGCTATCGAGCTGACCGGATCCTCGCCCAACTCCATGGAGGAGGCGGTCTCCAACGCCATCGCCCGGGCCCACAAGACCCTGCACAATCTCCGCTGGTTCGAGGTGGTGGATACCCGCGGGCACATCGAAGAGGGTAGAATCGTCCACTGGCAGGTAACCGTGAAGGTGAACTTCACCCTGGACGAGTGA
- a CDS encoding alpha-L-glutamate ligase-like protein gives MLVRPRRLLARGVIGMNRRNVHYVGRYNDRRLYPLVDDKLRTKLLAREHGVTTPELIGVVRSQFEVKQVADRVAGRSGFAVKPAKGSGGKGLLVIDRQEDGRYLKPSGAEVTRKDLQRHLSNILSGLYSLGGAPDAAVIEELIRFDHGFADFTYEGVPDIRVIVFRGYPVMAMMRLPTAASDGKANLHQGAVGVGLDLTDGRALRGVQFGRPRTDHPDTGRGLDDLKVPYWETLLNLAAGCYEFTGLGFLGTDLVLDRHHGPMLLELNARPGLAIQVANGQGLRGPLDLVEGLPEGRPVHERVAFSRERLGHAPVPAPERRAGAPEAVPG, from the coding sequence ATGCTGGTGCGGCCCCGCCGGCTGCTGGCCCGCGGCGTAATCGGCATGAACCGGCGCAACGTCCACTACGTGGGCCGCTACAACGACCGGCGGCTGTATCCCCTGGTTGACGACAAGCTGCGCACCAAGCTGTTGGCCCGGGAGCACGGCGTCACCACGCCCGAGCTGATCGGGGTGGTGCGCTCCCAGTTCGAGGTCAAGCAGGTGGCCGACCGGGTGGCGGGCCGATCCGGCTTCGCGGTGAAGCCCGCCAAGGGCAGCGGCGGCAAGGGCCTGCTGGTGATCGATCGCCAGGAGGACGGCCGGTACCTGAAGCCCAGCGGCGCCGAGGTCACCCGGAAGGACCTCCAGCGCCACCTCTCCAACATCCTCTCCGGCCTCTACAGCCTGGGCGGCGCGCCGGACGCGGCCGTGATCGAGGAGCTGATCCGCTTCGATCACGGCTTCGCCGATTTCACCTACGAAGGGGTGCCGGACATCCGTGTGATCGTCTTCCGGGGCTACCCGGTGATGGCCATGATGCGCCTGCCCACCGCCGCCTCCGACGGCAAGGCCAACCTCCACCAGGGTGCGGTGGGAGTGGGGCTGGACCTCACCGACGGACGGGCCCTGCGGGGCGTCCAGTTCGGTCGGCCGCGCACCGACCACCCCGATACCGGGCGCGGGCTGGACGACTTGAAGGTCCCCTACTGGGAAACACTGCTGAACCTGGCGGCGGGCTGCTACGAATTCACCGGGCTGGGCTTCCTGGGCACGGATCTGGTCCTGGACCGCCACCACGGCCCCATGCTGCTCGAGCTCAACGCCCGGCCCGGCCTGGCCATCCAGGTGGCCAACGGCCAGGGGCTGCGGGGGCCACTGGATCTGGTGGAGGGCCTGCCGGAGGGCCGGCCGGTCCACGAGCGCGTCGCCTTCAGCCGCGAGCGGCTGGGCCACGCCCCCGTGCCCGCCCCGGAACGGCGGGCCGGGGCCCCGGAAGCGGTCCCGGGCTGA
- a CDS encoding ATP-dependent zinc protease family protein translates to MKAPTLGILAVCLAVTPLSGCALLGERSDPPVSQTRFEQRMEALEERLLEEHQRHETATKTERRRARQVQARMAATRDHLEAIDGELTRQGIRLRRVETMLEAVHGPNPGSEDPNSPEVVELDKAAGPHLITLGRTEWVGFPTLDFALQARIDSGAETASLSATQMQEFEREGEEWIRFRLALSDEEHEFPERARGRELEAPIVRRVRIIQASGTTTRPVIRLPVRVGPITQRAEFTLEDRTRLSYPVLLGRDFIRDLAVIDVSREMIHDRPEYPGAAEEENGEDNGS, encoded by the coding sequence ATGAAGGCACCCACCCTCGGCATACTGGCGGTCTGCCTGGCGGTCACCCCCCTTTCCGGGTGCGCGCTCCTTGGCGAGCGCTCGGACCCCCCGGTCAGCCAAACTCGCTTCGAGCAGCGCATGGAAGCCCTGGAAGAGCGCCTTTTGGAGGAGCACCAGCGGCATGAGACGGCCACCAAGACGGAGCGGCGCCGGGCCAGGCAAGTGCAGGCCCGCATGGCGGCGACCCGGGACCACCTGGAGGCCATCGACGGGGAGCTGACCCGGCAGGGGATACGGCTGCGCCGCGTGGAGACCATGCTGGAAGCCGTCCACGGCCCCAATCCTGGCTCGGAGGATCCGAACAGTCCGGAGGTGGTGGAGCTGGACAAGGCGGCCGGCCCCCACCTGATCACCCTGGGGCGAACCGAGTGGGTGGGCTTCCCCACCCTGGACTTCGCCCTGCAGGCTCGCATCGACTCCGGGGCCGAGACCGCCTCCCTGTCCGCCACGCAGATGCAGGAGTTCGAGCGGGAGGGCGAGGAATGGATCCGCTTCCGACTGGCCCTGAGCGACGAGGAGCACGAATTCCCGGAACGGGCCCGGGGCCGGGAGCTGGAGGCCCCCATCGTCCGCCGGGTACGGATCATCCAGGCCTCCGGCACCACCACGCGGCCGGTGATCCGGCTGCCCGTGCGCGTGGGGCCCATCACCCAGCGGGCCGAGTTCACCCTGGAGGATCGTACCCGGCTGTCCTATCCCGTCCTGCTGGGGCGGGACTTCATCCGTGACCTCGCCGTCATCGACGTCAGCCGGGAGATGATTCACGACCGACCCGAGTACCCGGGGGCCGCCGAAGAGGAGAACGGAGAGGACAATGGCTCCTAG
- a CDS encoding universal stress protein — translation MAEPESSGDIRRILVLVDASRTSQAALEAAAELAARHDAELATLYVEETDLLRLAGLPFAREVGTTSGVSRPLSSEQLERRLKGQAAEVRQRLQALAARHRIRWSLQVARGRADAVALAWATPGDLLVVGKTGWSRLPYKRLGSTPRDLVRKANVSVMVYAPPPTPRRHPIVAVFDDPQSGPPTLALAAYIAHTEADTLTVLIPEAEAERLVPEVRRWLAGRGVDASLKLLQARDPEALTNTLSRERLQALVIHRNSPLIAGEVRQRLLESLDVPVVLVP, via the coding sequence ATGGCTGAGCCCGAAAGCAGCGGCGACATCCGACGCATCCTGGTGCTGGTGGACGCCTCCCGCACCAGCCAGGCCGCCCTGGAGGCAGCCGCGGAACTGGCCGCCCGCCACGATGCGGAGCTGGCCACCCTCTACGTGGAAGAAACGGATCTCCTACGGCTGGCGGGCCTGCCCTTCGCCCGGGAGGTGGGCACCACCTCCGGAGTCAGCCGCCCGCTCAGCTCCGAGCAGCTGGAGCGGCGCCTCAAGGGGCAGGCCGCCGAGGTGCGCCAGCGCCTGCAGGCCCTGGCGGCCCGGCACCGCATCCGCTGGTCGCTCCAGGTGGCGCGGGGCCGGGCGGACGCCGTGGCCCTGGCTTGGGCCACCCCCGGGGACCTGCTCGTGGTGGGGAAGACGGGATGGTCGCGCCTGCCCTACAAGCGCCTGGGCTCCACCCCCCGCGACCTGGTCCGGAAGGCCAACGTCTCGGTAATGGTCTACGCGCCCCCGCCAACCCCCCGACGCCACCCCATCGTCGCCGTGTTCGACGACCCGCAAAGCGGGCCCCCTACCCTGGCCCTGGCGGCCTACATCGCCCATACCGAGGCAGATACCCTGACGGTGCTCATCCCCGAGGCGGAGGCGGAACGGCTGGTCCCGGAGGTGCGGCGGTGGCTGGCGGGGCGGGGAGTGGACGCCTCCCTCAAGCTCCTACAAGCCCGGGACCCCGAGGCCCTGACCAACACCCTGTCCCGCGAGCGTCTGCAAGCCCTGGTGATCCATCGGAACAGCCCCCTGATCGCCGGGGAGGTCCGCCAGCGGCTCCTGGAATCCCTGGACGTCCCGGTCGTACTCGTGCCCTGA
- a CDS encoding vWA domain-containing protein translates to MKRLLLLLLVPAVLVLTGCPRSAPPDRGVYLLLDTSGTYTQELDKAQRIISYVLSRMNPGDNFAVARIDTGSFSEKDIIARTTFDDRPSKTNQQKRQFREQIKEYVEGVESSRYTDITGGMLQGIEWLNEVGPSQKVILVFSDMKEDLPDNYVRDVSLELSGIEVAALNVTKLRSDIVDPRKYMSRVDNWRKQVEDAGGEWRMINDLDNLTGLFSG, encoded by the coding sequence ATGAAACGCCTGCTACTCCTACTCCTCGTCCCCGCCGTCCTGGTGCTGACCGGCTGCCCCCGCTCGGCGCCTCCGGACCGCGGGGTCTACCTGCTGCTCGACACCTCCGGGACCTACACCCAGGAACTCGACAAGGCCCAGCGGATCATCAGTTACGTGCTGTCGCGCATGAACCCGGGGGACAACTTCGCGGTCGCCCGCATCGACACGGGCAGCTTCAGCGAGAAGGACATCATTGCCCGGACCACCTTCGACGACCGCCCGAGCAAGACCAACCAGCAGAAACGCCAATTCCGGGAACAGATCAAGGAATACGTGGAAGGGGTGGAGTCCTCCAGGTACACGGACATCACCGGGGGCATGCTGCAGGGCATCGAGTGGCTCAACGAGGTGGGTCCGTCCCAGAAGGTGATCCTGGTGTTCTCGGACATGAAGGAGGACCTGCCGGACAACTACGTGCGGGACGTGTCCCTGGAGCTGTCCGGGATCGAGGTGGCGGCCCTGAACGTGACCAAGCTCCGGAGCGACATCGTCGACCCCCGCAAGTACATGTCCCGCGTGGACAACTGGCGGAAACAGGTCGAGGACGCCGGGGGCGAGTGGCGGATGATCAACGATTTGGACAATCTAACGGGGTTGTTTTCCGGTTGA
- the recR gene encoding recombination mediator RecR — MSERVPSLDALSEALQRLPGVGPKSARRMVFHLLERDREGGRVLARALDRALEEVRHCRRCNNLTDTELCPICASSRRDQSFLCVVESPSDIPAVEQAASFNGTYYVLMGRLSPLDGIGPEDLPFDGLDRRIAEGVTEVVVATNATVEGEATAHYIYDRLEPQGVRVTRLAHGVPLGGELEFVDGSTIDRALTRRYSLEED; from the coding sequence GTGAGTGAGCGCGTACCCTCGCTGGACGCCCTGTCCGAGGCCCTGCAGCGCCTGCCCGGGGTAGGGCCCAAGAGCGCCCGGCGCATGGTCTTCCACCTGCTGGAGCGGGACCGGGAGGGCGGCCGGGTATTGGCGCGCGCCCTGGACCGGGCGCTGGAGGAGGTGCGCCACTGCCGGCGGTGCAACAACCTTACCGATACCGAGCTCTGCCCCATCTGCGCCTCTTCCCGGCGCGACCAGTCCTTCCTGTGCGTGGTGGAAAGCCCCTCGGATATCCCGGCCGTGGAGCAGGCGGCCTCCTTCAACGGTACCTACTACGTGCTCATGGGCCGGCTCTCCCCCCTGGACGGCATCGGACCCGAGGACCTGCCCTTTGACGGCCTGGACCGGCGTATCGCGGAGGGGGTCACCGAGGTAGTGGTGGCCACCAACGCCACGGTGGAGGGGGAGGCGACCGCCCATTACATCTACGACCGTCTGGAGCCGCAGGGGGTGCGGGTGACCCGCCTGGCTCACGGCGTGCCCCTGGGGGGCGAGCTGGAGTTCGTGGACGGCTCCACCATCGATCGGGCCCTTACACGGCGGTATTCGCTGGAGGAGGACTGA
- a CDS encoding YbaB/EbfC family nucleoid-associated protein, translating to MKGGMGGLMKQAKQMQEQMQKAQEQLADEEVIGQAGGGMVQVTVTCKYSVRKVTIDPSLMEDNDAEMLEDLMAAAMNDALGKVETRTQELMGDITGGLGNIPGLGDMLK from the coding sequence ATGAAAGGCGGCATGGGCGGCCTGATGAAGCAGGCCAAGCAGATGCAGGAACAGATGCAGAAGGCCCAGGAGCAGCTCGCTGACGAGGAGGTGATCGGTCAGGCGGGCGGCGGCATGGTGCAGGTGACCGTGACCTGCAAGTACTCCGTGCGCAAGGTAACCATCGATCCCTCGCTCATGGAGGACAACGACGCCGAGATGCTCGAGGACCTGATGGCCGCGGCCATGAACGACGCCCTGGGCAAGGTGGAGACCCGCACCCAGGAGCTCATGGGCGACATCACCGGCGGCCTGGGCAACATCCCCGGCCTGGGGGACATGCTCAAATAG